The region TGCCTCCATCTATCGTGCTCCAAACAAATTGGAATTGGCGGTGGAACATACCCGGATCAAATATCGCCACAACCTTCCCAACCTCAACCAGACTGACCTGACCGCCATCTATACCCGTTATCGCGGCTATCATTTGGCTTACAAGATCGGGGCTCACTACATCGACAGCGACGACAAGGTGACCGACGGCGCTTTTACCGGGATTTTGGGAGTCAACTGGTACAACTACCTTCACTACAATATCGGGCTTGACGCTTACGCCACCCACTACCACAACGACGCTTCAGGCCGAACCTGGGACTCTATGAACGTTTGGCAATTCCGACCCTATGCCGGATACAATTTCGGTACCTATGCCAGCACTATGGGAAGCTTCTATCTCGAAGCGGAGTACAACGGGATCTTCATCCCCGACGCCGGAGCCAAAGGCTACAACAGCAGTTACCACTCCGCCGGACTGAGTCTCTACCATTACAAAGGCAAATGGACCCATATGATCAAAGGCTGGGTGGGACAGAAAATCTACTCCGTCAACAATGGAGGCTTCACGGTCTACAACCTCGGAGAACTCTACAAAGGCGGCGTCAGCGCCAGCGTCAGCTATGCCATCCGTCCCAACACTTCCCTGAAGCTTCAGTACGAATACAGCCGATTCGAGCACCTGGGTAACAAAGCCCACAGCAACAGTATCGTGGCGATGGTCAGCCATACCTTCTGATCTCCTGCTTTACCGGGTTGAAGGACGCTTCTGCCCGCACCTGATTCATCAACAATCCAAAGGACATCTTCCATGCAACTCCAACATCTGGTTATCGACGAAAACGGAATGGCTTTCGACCCCACGGTGGGGACCTCCTACCAACTGGGAGGCTCTGCCCAGGAGATCATCGATCTGCTCAAAGAGGGCAAAACGAAAAACGAGATCGTCGAGACCCTGGCTCAACGTCACGGAGCCGACCGCTCGGAGATCTATATCGACGTGAGCGATTTTCTGGCCAAACTCAGGATCTACGGATTGATCCGATGATCCGGACCGTGGCGCTCAGCGGCCTTAATGCCACGGACAATCCCGCCCCCGGTTACCCCATCGCCAAAAGCCTCAAAGGCGAAACCAGGCTCGTCGGCCTGAGCTACGACCCCAACGAACCGGCGGATTATATGGACGATCTCTTCGAGCGGGTCTATCTGATGCCCTTTCCCACCCTGGGCTTCGACGAACTGCGCCCCCGCCTCGAAGAGATCCGGCGCCGGGAGGCGATCGATATGGTCATCCCCAACCTGGATGCGGAACTCCCCCTCTATATCCGCTATCAAAAGGAGATCAATGCCTTGGGGATCCGGACCTTTCTCCCGACCCTCGAGCATTTCGAGTTGCGGGATAAAAGCCGGCTCCCCAAACTCTCCGAAGCACTGGGAGTCCTCCACCCGCGAACGATGGAGCTCACTTCGGTCGATGACCTCATCCGGGCTTCCAAAGAGTTCTCTTTCCCCTTTATGATCAAAGGCAACTACTACAAAGCCTACAAGGTCTACAACCTGGAGAGCGCTCTGGACGCCTTTCACAAGATTTCGGCGGAGTGGGGCTTCCCCCTGCTCATCCAGGAGGTGGTCCAGGGCTCGGAGATCAATCTGGTGGGCCTGGGGGACGGCCAGGGTGAACTGGTCGGTGCCCTCTCGATGAAAAAACTCACCACCACGGAACTGGGCAAGATCTGGACCGGCGTGACCATCCACCACGACGGGCTGATGCAGACGGCGGAGCGTTTCGTCCGGGAGACCGGGTGGCGTGGGCCCTTCGAGCTGGAGTGCATCGCCGACGGAGAGCGCCTCTACATCATCGAGATCAATCCCCGTTTCCCCGCCTGGGTCTATTTCGCCACCGGCGTGGGGATCAATCTCCCCCAAATGATGGTCAGGCTGGCCCGGGGTGAAAAGGTCGAACCCCGCCGGGAATTCCCCGACGGAAAGATGTATGTCCGCTATACCGAAGAGCTGATCACCGACTTTTCGGAATTTTCCAAACTGATGACGACAAAGGAACGCTAAATGAGCTATCAAAAACCCACCATCAACAAAGTCGATTTCGCCATGATGAGCAAATACGGCTCCCCCCTCAAAAGCCAGAAGATCCGCAGCGAGATCGCCGGGGTGGATGTCCGTGAACTGGTCCAAAACTACGGCAGTCCCCTCTTCGTATTCTCCCAGCAGGAGATCGAAGAGAAATACCACCGCCTGCACGAAGCTTTCAGCTCCCGCTACCCCGACGTGGTCTTCGGCTGGAGTTACAAGACCAATTACCTCAACGCCATCTGCAATCTTTACCATAAACTCGGAAGCATCGCCGAAGTGGTCAGCGAATTCGAGTACCAGAAAGCCCGTGCCCTGGGAATCGAGGGCAAGGATATCATCTTCAACGGACCCTACAAGCCCAAAGAGGCGCTGAAAGTCGCCGTCGAAGAGGGCGCCAAGATCCATATCGACCACCTCTTCGAAATCAACGACCTGGAAGAGATCGCCCGGGAGCTGGGGGTCAAGATCCCCGTGGCGATCCGGGTCAATATGGATACGGGGATCTACCCCCAGTGGAGCCGCTTCGGATTCAACTACGAATCGGGAGAAGCGATCGATGCCATCGAGAGGATCCACAGCGGCGGCCTCCTGGAGCTGACGGGTCTGCATTCCCACATCGGGACCTTTATGCTCGACGCCAGTGCCTACGGCAAAGAGACCGCCAAGCTGATGGATTTGAAACACCAGGCCGAAGAGCGTTTCGGTTACCGGATCGAATACATCGATATCGGCGGGGGTTTCGCCAGCAAAAACCGGCTCAAGGGAGTGTACCAATCCCCCGACGTCATCGTCCCCACCCCCGACGATTACGCCCAGCAGATCACCGAAGCGATCTACACCCACAACAAGAGCGACACTCTGCCCCGGCTCTACCTCGAGACCGGCCGTCACCTCATCGACGAAGCGGGCTACCTCTTGACGACGGTTCAAGCCTACAAGCGCTTCCCCGATGGAATGAAAGGGTACATCCTCGATGCCGGGGTCAATCTCCTCTACACCGCCACCTGGTACAACTTCAACTTCGAACTGGATCGGCGTTATGAGGGGCTCAACGAACCCTCCATGCTCAACGGCCCTCTCTGTATGAACATCGATATCCTCAGCGAAAACATCATGCTTCCCCCTCTGGATCGCGGGACCGTCATCACCATCGGCCCGGTCGGCGCCTACAATTACACCCAGTCGATGCAATTCATCCGCTACCGCCCGGCGGCTGTGCTCATCGACAAAGAGCGCAATGTCCATCTCATCAAAGAGCCCGACGATCTGGAGACGATCAACTACAAAGAGCGGATCCCCGACTATCTGAAGCGCTCCTGATTCATCATGCAGAACCTGATCTCCCTGATCCTGCGCCCCTATGCGGCGATCCTTTTCCTCGAAAACCGCATCGCCGGCGCTCTTTTGCTGCTGCTGACCTTCGCGGAACCCACCGTAGGGATCAGCGGACTTTTCGCCCTGCTCTGCACCATCGTTTTTGCGGAGTTCGCCGGATTGCGGCACACCTATCTCGAACACGGTTTCTATCTCTACAACTCCCTGCTGGTCGGTCTGGGGATCGGTTTTCTCTTCACCCCCTCGGTGATGAGTTTTCTTTTCATCTTTCTGTTGGCGGTGCTGACCTTTCTCAGCTCCTTCAGTATCAGCACCCTTTTCGCCCGCTGGCGCATTCCACCGCTCTCCCTCCCTTTCGCGCTGGTCACAGCCCTGGCCTATCTGGCGGCGATGAATTACAACGGGCTGCTCGCCCACTTTCATAACGGTCTGGCCCATTACGCCTTCCTGGGTGACACTTCCCTGGGATCCTACCTCAGCTCGCTGGGGTCGATCTTTTTCCTCCCCAACCAGGCGGCGGGCCTGGTGATGGCTCTGATCCTGCTGGTGATCTCCCCGACCCTTTTTTCCCTCTCGCTGGCAGGATTCTATACGGGGGTGGCTACCCATGCTCTGCTCATCGGTTCCTGGAGTGCCGCCTATCACGATGTCTACGCCTTCAACTATATTCTGGTGGCAATGGCTCTGGGTGGAATCTTCCTCCTGCCCTTTTGGAGAAACTATATCTACGCCGGGATCGCCGTGGCACTGAGTGTCATCTTCGCCGATGCGACGAAGATCTTTTTCAACTACTACTCCCTCCCTGTTTTCACCCTTCCCTTCAACGCCGTCGTCATGGTCGTGCTCTTTTTGCTGGTGGTCGTCGGATACGAAGGGCTCAACAGCGCCATCAAAGCCACGCCGGAGGCTTCCCTGGCCTACTACCTGCAGACCCTCTTCCGCTTCGGGCCCAAGGTCCCCAACATCGCCCTCCCCTTCAGCGGCCGATGGAACGTCTATCAGGGATTTGACGGCGAATGGACCCACAAGGGCGCATGGCGCTACGCCTACGACTTCATTGTCCTGAGAAACGGCTCCAGCTACCGGACTACCGGAGACTATCCCGAGGATTACCACTGCTTCGGCGAGAGTGTCCTCTCTCCGGTCAACGGCTATGTCGTCGCCCTCCTCTCCGATCTGCCCGACAACCCCATCGGCACCGTCGATCGGATCAACAACTGGGGCAACTACATCATCCTCCAGAGTCTCGACGGGCACTACATCGAAATCAGCCATCTGATGCAGCACTCGATCCTTCCCAAAGTCGGGGAGTATGTGCGCCTGGGACAGGTCATCGCCAAATGCGGGAACAGCGGCTACTCTCCCCAGCCCCATCTCCATATCCAGGTGCAGCGTACCGGGATCCTGGGCAGTGAGACCGTTCCCTTCCGCTTCGTCCTCTACCGTCAGGCATCCCGGATACTTTTTCACGCGCTTCCCCACACAGGTGAGGAGGTCGAAGCGCTCCTTCCGACCCAGAATATGCAGATGCAGTTCTCCTTCGTCCTCGACGAGCGTTTTGTCTACGAGCGTTTCGTGGAGGGGCAGCCCTCCGGCACGGTCCGCTGGCAGGTCGCGATGAACCATCTGGGAGAATTCTATCTCAGTGACGGCGACAACCGGCTCTTTTTCTATACGGCGCCGACCTTTTTCTACTTCTATCATTACGAGGGGAATCCCGACAGTGAACTCGCCCAACTCTTCAAACTGGCTCCCCGGATCCCCCTGAGTATGGTCTCCTCCGCCAGCTTCCGGGATGCCCTCCCCATCTACCTGCTCGAATCCCGCCTCAAACGGATCTGGATTATGATGATCGCCTCTTTCCGGCCCGAATATTACCGTCGGGAATTCGACTATACGATGGAGCGATTCAGCCTCAACTCCGAATTCGGGCAAGTCACTTTCGCCGTCAACCAAAAAGGCTTCGATGAGATACGATACGGTAATATTTTGTTAAAAAAGCAGTGCGAATGAGACGATTGATCCCGATTCTTTTCCTTTTGAGTGTGCTTCTGTGGGGAGCTGCATCACCCGGGAACGAAGCGATCTCCCGGGCTTACCGAAACTCCTACACCCTCGAAAGCCAGGGGAAGTACCGCAAAGCCCTTGAAGTTTTTCAGCCCCTGGAGCCCACGCTGAAACATCAATACGGCTACAATCTTCGGATGGCCTGGCTCTACTCCCTGGCAGGCGACTACAAGAAGGCAGTACGCTACTACACCAAGGCTTCACTCATCAAGCCCGACTCCTTCGAACCGCGCCTGGGACTCGCCAGAGTCTATCTCCCGCTGCACAAACCCTCCCTCGCCGAGATCAACGCCAAAATCGTCCTGGAGAAAGATCCGCTGAACTATTATGCCAATCTCTACCTGGCTCGAACCCTCCTGGCACTTCATCAAAAAGATGCGGCCCGTCGCATCGTCAAACGGCTTTTGACCTACTATCCCAGTTCCCCGGAGTTTCTCCGCCTCTCTGCCCGCTTGACATCCAAGCCCAAAGCCGCGAAGCACCCGAAAATATCCCCGAAGAGCCGCTGAGCCTTAGCGCTTCCCACTCTGCCCGGCTCAGCTCCACTCGCTCAGCAAGTGTAAAAACTCTTCGCCGTAGCGCTCGAATTTCACTTCTCCGATTCCGTGAACCTCCAGCATCTCCTCCTGCGTTTGAGGGCGGTGGATCGAGAGTTCCCGCAAGGTTTTGTCGGAGAAGACCACATAGGGGGGCACTCCGTTTTCCGTAGCAATCTCTTTGCGGAGTTGGCGCAGGGCGTCGAAGAGCTCCCTGTCGTAATCGACCTCTTCTATAGGCTGGGGCTTGGGAGTTCGACGTTCCTTCTCCATACGCTCTTTGCGGATCAGGACCTCCCGCTCCCCTTTGAGGATCTGCGCACCGGTCTCGGTCAGGACCACCCCCTTGTGCTCGTTGAGGGCGATCCCTCCCAGCTCCAGCAGCCGGTCGGCCACACTGCTCCACTGCTTGCGGTCATACTCCTTGCCGATGCCGTAGACGGAGAGGGCTTCGTGTCCGTTCTCCAGAATCCTGCGGTCCCGGCTCCCCCGCAGCAGATCGATGAGATAGCCGGCGCCGAAGCGCTGCCCACTCCGCCAGGCCGCCGCCAGGAACTTTCGCGCCGCCTCGGTGATCTCCAGACGCTCCACAGCCGGAGCCAGGCAATTGTCGCAACGCTCACCGCACTCGGGCAGAGTTTCACCGAAATAATCGGCCAGGGCTTTGTGGCGGCACGCTTCGCCGCTGACCAGCCGCCAGAGCTTCTCCAGCTTTGCGTAAGCGTGGGCCTTGTAGGGGGTCTCGGGGAGCTCATCGATGAAACGGCGCTGCATCAGCAGATCCTGCGCCCCAAAGAGCAGCAGCGTCTCCGCCTCCAACCCGTCCCGCCCCGCCCGGCCGATCTCCTGATAGTAGTTCTCCACACTCTTGGGCAGGCTCATATGGGCTACGTAGCGGATGTTGCTCTTGTCGATCCCCATCCCGAAAGCCACCGTCGCTACCACCGTCTCGATCTTGTCGGCGACGAATTCCTCGTAGACCCGCCGGCGCTCCTCGGCGCTCAGCCCCGCGTGAAAAGTGGCGGCGGAGTATCCCTTGGCCCGCAGATGATCCGCCAGGGATTCGGTCTGCTTCCTCGAAAGGGTATAGACGATCCCCGACTCTCCCTTGTGGGCCGAGAGCAGATCGAGCAGCTGAGCCCGGCCGTCTCCCACCCGGTGACGGGCACTGACGGTGAGATTCTCCCTGTAGAGACTTCCCCGCACCCGTACGGGATCTCTGAGCCCGAGTTGGGAAGCGATGTCGGCCTCC is a window of Nitratifractor salsuginis DSM 16511 DNA encoding:
- a CDS encoding PqqD family protein, which codes for MQLQHLVIDENGMAFDPTVGTSYQLGGSAQEIIDLLKEGKTKNEIVETLAQRHGADRSEIYIDVSDFLAKLRIYGLIR
- a CDS encoding ATP-grasp domain-containing protein, with the translated sequence MIRTVALSGLNATDNPAPGYPIAKSLKGETRLVGLSYDPNEPADYMDDLFERVYLMPFPTLGFDELRPRLEEIRRREAIDMVIPNLDAELPLYIRYQKEINALGIRTFLPTLEHFELRDKSRLPKLSEALGVLHPRTMELTSVDDLIRASKEFSFPFMIKGNYYKAYKVYNLESALDAFHKISAEWGFPLLIQEVVQGSEINLVGLGDGQGELVGALSMKKLTTTELGKIWTGVTIHHDGLMQTAERFVRETGWRGPFELECIADGERLYIIEINPRFPAWVYFATGVGINLPQMMVRLARGEKVEPRREFPDGKMYVRYTEELITDFSEFSKLMTTKER
- a CDS encoding alanine racemase, producing the protein MSYQKPTINKVDFAMMSKYGSPLKSQKIRSEIAGVDVRELVQNYGSPLFVFSQQEIEEKYHRLHEAFSSRYPDVVFGWSYKTNYLNAICNLYHKLGSIAEVVSEFEYQKARALGIEGKDIIFNGPYKPKEALKVAVEEGAKIHIDHLFEINDLEEIARELGVKIPVAIRVNMDTGIYPQWSRFGFNYESGEAIDAIERIHSGGLLELTGLHSHIGTFMLDASAYGKETAKLMDLKHQAEERFGYRIEYIDIGGGFASKNRLKGVYQSPDVIVPTPDDYAQQITEAIYTHNKSDTLPRLYLETGRHLIDEAGYLLTTVQAYKRFPDGMKGYILDAGVNLLYTATWYNFNFELDRRYEGLNEPSMLNGPLCMNIDILSENIMLPPLDRGTVITIGPVGAYNYTQSMQFIRYRPAAVLIDKERNVHLIKEPDDLETINYKERIPDYLKRS
- a CDS encoding urea transporter yields the protein MQNLISLILRPYAAILFLENRIAGALLLLLTFAEPTVGISGLFALLCTIVFAEFAGLRHTYLEHGFYLYNSLLVGLGIGFLFTPSVMSFLFIFLLAVLTFLSSFSISTLFARWRIPPLSLPFALVTALAYLAAMNYNGLLAHFHNGLAHYAFLGDTSLGSYLSSLGSIFFLPNQAAGLVMALILLVISPTLFSLSLAGFYTGVATHALLIGSWSAAYHDVYAFNYILVAMALGGIFLLPFWRNYIYAGIAVALSVIFADATKIFFNYYSLPVFTLPFNAVVMVVLFLLVVVGYEGLNSAIKATPEASLAYYLQTLFRFGPKVPNIALPFSGRWNVYQGFDGEWTHKGAWRYAYDFIVLRNGSSYRTTGDYPEDYHCFGESVLSPVNGYVVALLSDLPDNPIGTVDRINNWGNYIILQSLDGHYIEISHLMQHSILPKVGEYVRLGQVIAKCGNSGYSPQPHLHIQVQRTGILGSETVPFRFVLYRQASRILFHALPHTGEEVEALLPTQNMQMQFSFVLDERFVYERFVEGQPSGTVRWQVAMNHLGEFYLSDGDNRLFFYTAPTFFYFYHYEGNPDSELAQLFKLAPRIPLSMVSSASFRDALPIYLLESRLKRIWIMMIASFRPEYYRREFDYTMERFSLNSEFGQVTFAVNQKGFDEIRYGNILLKKQCE
- a CDS encoding tetratricopeptide repeat protein is translated as MRRLIPILFLLSVLLWGAASPGNEAISRAYRNSYTLESQGKYRKALEVFQPLEPTLKHQYGYNLRMAWLYSLAGDYKKAVRYYTKASLIKPDSFEPRLGLARVYLPLHKPSLAEINAKIVLEKDPLNYYANLYLARTLLALHQKDAARRIVKRLLTYYPSSPEFLRLSARLTSKPKAAKHPKISPKSR
- the recQ gene encoding DNA helicase RecQ, yielding MNKLEILKRHFGHQGFRPLQEEAVDAILSRRDLLMILPTGGGKSLCYQLPTLMMPGVTIVVSPLLALMHDQVTALLEMGIPAAMLGSMQSFEEQQETVRRLRRGELKLLYVAPERLNNDFFSQLLSTLPINFFVIDEAHCVSEWGHEFREDYRRLSLLRERYPQVPIAAFTATATREVEADIASQLGLRDPVRVRGSLYRENLTVSARHRVGDGRAQLLDLLSAHKGESGIVYTLSRKQTESLADHLRAKGYSAATFHAGLSAEERRRVYEEFVADKIETVVATVAFGMGIDKSNIRYVAHMSLPKSVENYYQEIGRAGRDGLEAETLLLFGAQDLLMQRRFIDELPETPYKAHAYAKLEKLWRLVSGEACRHKALADYFGETLPECGERCDNCLAPAVERLEITEAARKFLAAAWRSGQRFGAGYLIDLLRGSRDRRILENGHEALSVYGIGKEYDRKQWSSVADRLLELGGIALNEHKGVVLTETGAQILKGEREVLIRKERMEKERRTPKPQPIEEVDYDRELFDALRQLRKEIATENGVPPYVVFSDKTLRELSIHRPQTQEEMLEVHGIGEVKFERYGEEFLHLLSEWS